One segment of Candidatus Acidiferrales bacterium DNA contains the following:
- a CDS encoding helix-hairpin-helix domain-containing protein has product MRLRSAHGRAHLFRLTTFCCAALLATLTAAAAKKKLPAHPIDLNTATLKQLEELPGVGPATAQAILNFREKSGPFKSVNDLLAVPRISKRKLDKMRPYITIGPGAKNH; this is encoded by the coding sequence GTGAGGTTGCGTAGTGCGCATGGTCGCGCTCATCTGTTCAGGCTTACGACGTTTTGTTGTGCCGCGCTTCTTGCCACACTCACAGCGGCCGCCGCGAAGAAGAAGTTGCCGGCGCATCCGATTGACTTGAATACGGCGACGCTGAAGCAACTCGAAGAATTGCCGGGAGTGGGGCCGGCGACAGCGCAGGCGATTTTGAATTTTCGAGAGAAGAGCGGCCCGTTCAAGAGCGTCAACGATCTGCTGGCGGTTCCGCGAATTTCGAAACGCAAACTCGACAAGATGCGGCCGTACATCACGATAGGGCCTGGGGCGAAAAATCACTGA
- a CDS encoding alpha/beta fold hydrolase yields MSILVFFGCTVIPLEGANFTMPGYYSDAKEAVRQKINQWIRSSGAFDGVIDTDKILRDPDHPTRIAWRTFGRIIAGILALLLLVTTQASAQSQPAPATEASAHTDARTSNAKQQSQASDIQPFKVHVADSVLEDLDRRLAATRWPDQLPGTTSEYGVDIKKVRELADYWQKQFNWRAQEARINSFDQFTTEIDGQRIHFIHERSPRADAIPLLLIHGWPGSFLEFLKMIEPLTQPKNASTPAFDVVIPSLPGFGFSGPTTARGWGPKRMASALIALMDRLGYSRYGVQGGDWGSEIARDIARQAPEHVIGLHLNLLYADPPNQEAVAKMSDFERRRYSYFQSEESSFFNLQSSEPQTLAYALTDSPVGWLAWMIDKFQFLTDNNGDFLTAVDRDTFLTDVTLYWVTGTIGSAMRIYRENRLEEREAAPLPYLKTPVAFADFPKEVYSTPLSWIEQSYNVVQYTRMPRGGHFAALEQPDLLVADIRKFFPRVNDDEPMKPVTTAPDEPLGSGFESKFAKVNGTELHYVRGGSGPAVVLLHGFPEDWYEFRRVMPLLAQRFTVIAVDLRGVGESAPSDNGYDAANLAEDLHQLVASLSLGHVYVVGHDVGGMVAYAFARRYGETARGVMILDSAFPGLDPWQELVDRAWHVRFNQSDVAEKLVSGRQAEYFRYFLGELSDADVDHYAYAYRDPDHLPAAFETYRAFPADAKFFAAQTGRTDIPLVIGAGEHDVVETFLPRIAAAMRAHGCTNVDVETIQGAGHYVADEAPNALAKLVERFAAVSPKSN; encoded by the coding sequence TTGTCAATTCTCGTTTTTTTCGGTTGCACGGTGATTCCACTTGAGGGAGCGAATTTCACGATGCCCGGATACTACTCGGATGCGAAGGAAGCCGTTCGACAGAAGATCAACCAATGGATACGGTCCAGCGGCGCCTTTGACGGCGTGATTGACACCGACAAGATATTGCGTGACCCGGATCATCCGACCAGGATTGCGTGGAGAACTTTCGGCAGAATCATAGCGGGGATATTGGCACTTCTGCTGCTGGTGACGACTCAAGCGAGCGCACAATCGCAGCCAGCGCCGGCGACGGAAGCCTCAGCTCACACGGATGCAAGAACGTCGAATGCGAAGCAGCAATCCCAAGCGTCAGATATTCAGCCGTTCAAGGTGCATGTTGCGGATTCCGTTCTTGAGGATCTCGATCGTCGCTTGGCAGCCACCCGGTGGCCCGACCAGCTCCCCGGCACAACTTCGGAGTACGGAGTGGATATCAAGAAAGTGCGCGAATTGGCGGACTACTGGCAGAAACAATTCAACTGGCGCGCACAAGAGGCGCGCATCAACAGCTTCGATCAGTTCACGACGGAGATTGACGGGCAGCGAATTCATTTTATCCATGAGCGTTCGCCCCGCGCCGACGCAATTCCGCTGCTGCTGATTCACGGATGGCCCGGTTCGTTCCTCGAATTTCTGAAAATGATCGAGCCGCTCACACAGCCGAAGAACGCCAGCACGCCGGCGTTTGACGTGGTCATCCCCTCGCTTCCCGGATTTGGATTTTCCGGACCAACGACAGCGCGAGGCTGGGGCCCAAAGCGCATGGCGAGTGCTCTTATCGCGCTCATGGATCGCTTAGGCTATTCCCGCTACGGTGTTCAGGGTGGCGATTGGGGCTCTGAGATAGCCCGCGACATCGCTCGCCAGGCACCCGAACACGTGATCGGGCTGCACCTGAACCTTTTGTACGCAGATCCTCCGAACCAAGAAGCGGTTGCAAAAATGAGCGACTTTGAGCGGAGGCGCTATTCCTATTTCCAATCGGAAGAAAGCAGTTTTTTCAACCTGCAATCCAGTGAACCCCAGACTCTTGCCTATGCCCTGACTGACTCACCGGTTGGATGGCTGGCCTGGATGATCGATAAATTCCAATTCCTTACGGATAACAACGGCGATTTTCTTACCGCCGTGGACCGCGACACATTTCTGACAGATGTCACGCTCTACTGGGTGACCGGTACGATAGGTTCCGCGATGCGGATATACCGCGAGAATCGCCTCGAGGAAAGAGAAGCAGCGCCACTTCCGTATCTAAAAACTCCTGTGGCATTCGCGGATTTTCCGAAGGAAGTGTACTCTACGCCACTCTCTTGGATCGAGCAGAGCTATAACGTTGTGCAATACACGAGGATGCCCAGAGGCGGGCACTTCGCGGCGCTTGAGCAACCCGATCTTCTGGTAGCCGATATACGGAAGTTCTTCCCAAGAGTCAACGATGATGAACCCATGAAGCCTGTCACCACAGCACCTGACGAGCCATTGGGAAGTGGCTTTGAGTCGAAGTTTGCGAAGGTGAATGGCACGGAACTCCACTATGTCCGCGGAGGAAGCGGCCCTGCGGTTGTCTTGCTGCATGGATTTCCCGAGGATTGGTACGAGTTTCGTCGTGTTATGCCTCTTTTAGCGCAGCGGTTCACGGTGATCGCGGTAGACCTGCGGGGAGTGGGCGAATCCGCGCCATCCGACAATGGCTACGATGCAGCGAACCTTGCCGAAGATCTTCATCAGCTGGTGGCTAGCCTGAGCTTGGGGCACGTCTATGTCGTCGGGCACGACGTCGGAGGAATGGTGGCCTACGCGTTTGCACGCCGGTATGGGGAGACGGCGCGTGGGGTGATGATTCTGGATTCGGCGTTTCCTGGCCTCGACCCGTGGCAGGAGCTTGTCGATCGCGCGTGGCACGTGCGCTTTAATCAGAGTGACGTGGCGGAAAAGTTGGTGAGCGGCCGCCAAGCGGAGTATTTCCGATATTTTCTTGGAGAGCTGAGCGACGCCGACGTGGACCACTACGCATACGCTTACAGGGATCCCGATCACCTGCCGGCTGCGTTTGAGACCTATCGGGCGTTTCCCGCAGATGCGAAGTTTTTTGCCGCGCAAACCGGGCGCACGGACATTCCGCTCGTCATCGGCGCAGGCGAACATGACGTCGTCGAAACCTTCTTGCCGCGTATTGCCGCTGCGATGCGGGCGCATGGATGCACGAACGTGGACGTGGAGACGATTCAAGGCGCAGGACATTACGTCGCTGACGAGGCACCCAATGCTCTGGCAAAACTGGTGGAACGCTTTGCTGCTGTTTCACCAAAATCAAACTAG
- a CDS encoding tannase/feruloyl esterase family alpha/beta hydrolase, producing MDKKTIPTIILATVTLVAVLGAARRAVAQDACERLTAAEVPNTTITFAQTVAAGTFNGPPTPKSGSELALFYKSLPAFCRVVAEAKPTSDSDIKIEVWLPVSGWNGKLQGIGGGGFAGQIDIVQLATSMKAGYTATATDTGHTGSSPFDAGWALGHPEKIIDYAYRGIHEMTSVAKTVIAAYYSKPPEHSFFAGCSNGGREALIEAQRYPEDYDGILAGAPVTDLTALFVSFAYDAQVLTMDPASFIPPAKVPTIAAAVNAACDVADGVHDGILNDPRQCHFDPATIQCKGGDSDKCLTAAQVTALKKLYAGMLDSKGRVVYPGYLPGGEESQGGGPGGWDVWITGPAPGKSTIASSANGFFSDFVFGKSDWDYKTFKVDADLKAANERFAQILNATDPDLNPFKARGGKLILYQGWNDPAITPLSTINYYESVVRKMAQKDVDSFVRLYMVPGMQHCLGGPGPDSFGAFYDLKFDDPQHSVDASLEQWVEKGTVPSTIIASKFEGEDETHAKMTRPLCPYPQAAKYKGSGDPNDASNFVCERPKK from the coding sequence ATGGACAAAAAGACAATCCCAACCATCATATTGGCGACCGTTACCTTGGTTGCCGTGCTGGGTGCGGCACGGCGAGCGGTCGCCCAGGACGCGTGCGAACGCCTGACTGCGGCAGAGGTTCCCAACACCACGATTACGTTTGCGCAGACGGTTGCGGCGGGCACGTTCAACGGCCCTCCGACACCGAAGAGCGGCAGCGAACTCGCACTTTTTTATAAGAGTCTTCCGGCATTCTGCCGCGTCGTTGCCGAGGCGAAGCCGACCTCAGACTCCGACATTAAAATCGAAGTCTGGCTTCCGGTCTCGGGATGGAATGGCAAGCTGCAAGGAATCGGCGGTGGCGGATTCGCCGGACAGATTGACATTGTGCAACTCGCAACGTCGATGAAGGCGGGGTACACCGCGACGGCGACTGACACGGGACATACGGGATCATCCCCCTTCGATGCGGGCTGGGCGTTGGGGCACCCGGAAAAGATTATCGATTACGCCTATCGAGGAATTCATGAGATGACGAGCGTCGCCAAGACAGTAATCGCGGCTTATTACTCCAAGCCTCCAGAGCACTCATTCTTCGCCGGATGTTCCAACGGCGGGCGCGAGGCGTTGATCGAAGCCCAGCGTTATCCCGAGGATTATGACGGGATCTTAGCCGGCGCTCCGGTGACCGACCTCACTGCTCTGTTCGTGAGTTTTGCTTATGACGCCCAGGTCCTGACAATGGATCCGGCCAGCTTCATTCCTCCGGCAAAGGTTCCCACGATTGCAGCGGCAGTGAACGCCGCGTGCGACGTGGCGGACGGGGTGCACGATGGCATTCTGAACGATCCGCGGCAGTGTCACTTCGATCCCGCGACGATCCAGTGCAAGGGAGGGGATTCCGATAAATGCCTGACAGCCGCGCAGGTCACTGCGCTGAAGAAACTCTACGCGGGAATGCTCGATTCCAAAGGGCGCGTAGTTTACCCCGGCTATCTGCCCGGCGGCGAAGAGAGTCAAGGCGGGGGTCCAGGCGGCTGGGACGTTTGGATCACCGGCCCGGCGCCCGGGAAGAGTACCATTGCGTCTTCCGCCAACGGATTCTTTTCCGACTTTGTATTCGGGAAGTCCGATTGGGACTACAAGACGTTCAAGGTTGATGCGGACCTGAAAGCAGCCAATGAGAGATTTGCGCAGATCCTGAACGCTACCGATCCCGACCTCAACCCATTCAAAGCCCGTGGAGGAAAGTTGATTCTCTATCAAGGCTGGAATGATCCGGCAATCACGCCGTTGAGCACGATCAACTATTACGAGAGCGTCGTCAGGAAGATGGCGCAAAAGGATGTCGACTCTTTCGTCCGTCTCTACATGGTGCCGGGCATGCAACACTGCTTGGGAGGCCCGGGGCCGGATTCGTTCGGCGCGTTCTATGATCTGAAGTTCGACGACCCGCAGCACAGCGTGGACGCATCTTTGGAACAGTGGGTGGAAAAGGGCACGGTGCCGTCAACAATTATTGCGTCGAAGTTTGAAGGCGAGGACGAAACGCATGCAAAGATGACGCGGCCTCTGTGCCCGTATCCGCAGGCAGCGAAGTACAAAGGCAGCGGCGATCCGAATGACGCCTCGAACTTTGTGTGCGAGCGGCCGAAGAAATAA
- the ribB gene encoding 3,4-dihydroxy-2-butanone-4-phosphate synthase, whose translation MTEFTPPFATVEEAAEEIRQGRMVIIVDDEDRENEGDLAMAAEKITPEAVNFMAREGRGLICLALTEERCDALNLTPMSQRNTSLFGTPFCESIDARRGTTTGISASDRATTILTAIDPNARPEDLARPGHIFPLRARRGGVLVRAGQTEASVDLARIAGLEPSGVICEIMNDDGTMARVPQLIEFCRHHNLKLLTIAELIRYRMRHERYVKRIAESLLPTRFGEFRMLAYSSETDDEQHVILVRGELSGDPPPLVRVHSQCLTGDVFTALACDCREIIDRSLEAIARENRGVFVYLHHTGRGFRIDSQPGENDALPRILFHSRGELDQDLNRQRQVWRESGVGSQILIDLGLRRIRVLTNHPRKLAALEGYGLEIAEQVPLALRSSSASHQAF comes from the coding sequence ATGACTGAATTCACCCCTCCCTTCGCCACTGTCGAAGAAGCCGCCGAGGAAATCCGCCAAGGGCGCATGGTCATCATCGTGGATGACGAAGATCGCGAAAACGAAGGCGACCTCGCCATGGCCGCCGAAAAAATTACGCCTGAAGCCGTGAACTTCATGGCCCGCGAAGGCCGCGGCCTCATTTGTCTCGCGCTCACTGAAGAACGCTGCGACGCCTTGAATCTCACGCCCATGTCTCAGCGCAACACTTCTCTCTTCGGCACGCCCTTCTGCGAATCCATCGACGCGCGCCGCGGCACCACCACCGGCATCAGCGCTTCCGATCGCGCCACGACAATTCTCACTGCCATCGATCCCAATGCGCGCCCCGAAGACCTCGCGCGTCCCGGCCATATTTTTCCTCTGCGCGCTCGTCGCGGCGGCGTCCTCGTTCGCGCCGGCCAGACGGAAGCCTCCGTTGATCTCGCACGCATCGCCGGTCTCGAGCCTTCCGGCGTCATCTGCGAAATCATGAACGACGATGGCACCATGGCGCGCGTTCCGCAGCTCATCGAATTCTGCCGCCACCACAATCTGAAATTGCTCACCATCGCTGAACTGATTCGCTACCGCATGCGCCACGAGCGTTACGTCAAGCGCATCGCGGAATCGCTTCTCCCTACGCGCTTCGGCGAATTTCGCATGCTCGCGTATTCCAGCGAAACCGACGACGAACAGCACGTCATCCTGGTTCGCGGCGAACTCTCCGGCGATCCGCCGCCGCTCGTGCGCGTCCATTCGCAATGCCTCACTGGCGACGTTTTCACCGCGCTCGCTTGCGATTGCCGCGAAATCATTGACCGTTCGCTCGAAGCCATCGCCCGCGAAAATCGCGGCGTCTTCGTTTATCTCCATCACACCGGCCGCGGCTTCCGCATCGATTCGCAGCCAGGAGAAAATGACGCTCTCCCGCGTATTCTTTTCCATTCACGCGGTGAACTTGATCAGGATTTGAATCGCCAGCGCCAGGTATGGCGCGAAAGCGGCGTCGGTTCGCAGATTCTGATTGATTTGGGATTGCGGCGGATTCGCGTGCTCACCAATCATCCGCGCAAACTCGCCGCGCTCGAAGGTTACGGCCTCGAAATCGCCGAGCAAGTTCCTCTCGCCCTGCGCAGCTCTTCAGCGTCTCATCAAGCTTTCTAA